The Bacteroidales bacterium genome has a window encoding:
- a CDS encoding 4Fe-4S dicluster domain-containing protein, protein MEKHWRSIEEYRDGRNPEEVDSDEDKHKNAVLDLLDSKAVEASGSRRDFLKLVGFSFGTAALVSSCEKPVQKAIPYLIKPEEIVPGKANYYASTFFDGSEYCSVVVKVRDGRPIKIEGNHQSPVSLGGTSARVQASVLNLYDDARYKEPESGGNRISWEEADSMVSGRLKDAGNTVLVTPTMISPTTREVLRIFLEAFPGARWIQYDEISASGIREAHLDLFGASVIPGLHFERADYILSFDADFLGTWIAPVEFARAYASKRELSTAHPHMSRHIQVESALSMTGSCADERLPVTPAESELMLAAIYNRLAEATGQPGVSAPPCILDVGSLVAELLENRGRSLVVCGSNNPVVQKMVAGINQMLDNYGSTLDLERTIQLKQGNDREFNDFVDSLQRGEVDNLLLVQVNPLYSLGGFEAMKQAGFTAYLGTALNETASACQLICPDHHYLEAWGDAEPVSGSFSLQQPCIHPIFNTRAYQDSLMKWAGEELSYEDLLKNWWQSTIAPPGVRGDENWWVQTLQKGCFEAGKPLPASVVYSPPVLELHPEESDLVLTLYSTVALNDGRYANNPWLQELPDPVTKACWDNYLTVSPADAGAMGLADETLVSIDEMEVPVLIQPGQARGTVSLALGYGRERAGKVGDGLGVNAFRWVTSRDGHRDYINRRIRMEPTGRSYPLARTQTHHTMEGRPIVRETTLTEFRSDPSAGNHFHLEAEAHHQTLYPEASFDGFHWGLVIDLNKCTGCNNCVVSCIAENNVAVVGKEEVKNRRIMHWMRIDRYFSEHPDNPRVFHQPVMCQHCDHAPCENVCPVSATMHSNEGLNQVAYVRCIGTKYCINNCPYRVRRFNWFKYMNNEKFDFNQNSELSRLVLNPDVTVRERGVVEKCSFCVQRIQEKKLEAKLEDRVLQDGEIQPACVQSCPSGALVFGNMNDPESKVSKLKREERNYHLLEQLHTLPSVAYLTRVRNLEAEPGTEKSPGTEDASAHEQHG, encoded by the coding sequence ATGGAAAAGCATTGGAGAAGCATTGAAGAATACAGAGATGGCAGGAATCCCGAGGAGGTAGACAGCGACGAGGATAAGCATAAAAATGCCGTGCTGGATTTGCTGGACAGCAAAGCTGTTGAAGCCAGCGGTTCGCGCCGTGATTTCCTGAAACTGGTGGGCTTCAGCTTTGGGACGGCTGCCCTGGTCAGCAGTTGTGAGAAGCCGGTTCAGAAAGCCATCCCCTACCTGATTAAACCGGAAGAGATAGTTCCAGGGAAAGCCAATTACTATGCTTCCACTTTTTTCGACGGCAGCGAATACTGCAGTGTGGTGGTTAAGGTGCGTGACGGACGGCCTATTAAAATTGAAGGGAACCACCAGTCGCCTGTCTCCCTCGGAGGAACCAGTGCCAGGGTGCAGGCCTCCGTTCTGAACCTGTACGATGATGCCCGTTATAAGGAACCGGAATCAGGGGGAAACAGGATTTCCTGGGAGGAAGCGGACTCCATGGTGAGCGGCAGGTTAAAAGATGCCGGGAACACCGTCCTTGTAACGCCGACCATGATTAGTCCCACTACCAGGGAGGTTCTGCGGATCTTTCTGGAGGCCTTTCCCGGAGCCAGATGGATCCAGTACGATGAAATTTCTGCTTCCGGGATCAGGGAAGCGCATCTGGATCTTTTTGGCGCCTCTGTGATCCCGGGGCTGCATTTCGAAAGGGCGGACTATATTCTCAGTTTTGATGCCGACTTCCTGGGTACCTGGATCGCTCCGGTGGAATTTGCCCGTGCTTATGCCTCCAAAAGGGAGTTGAGTACGGCTCATCCCCATATGTCCCGTCATATCCAGGTCGAATCCGCACTTTCCATGACGGGATCCTGTGCCGATGAACGTTTACCGGTGACTCCTGCTGAATCGGAGCTGATGCTTGCAGCCATCTACAACCGGCTGGCCGAAGCCACGGGTCAGCCCGGAGTATCGGCACCTCCCTGTATCTTGGATGTGGGATCACTGGTGGCGGAGCTGCTGGAGAACCGGGGGAGATCCCTGGTGGTTTGCGGTTCGAATAATCCCGTGGTGCAGAAGATGGTCGCAGGGATCAACCAGATGCTGGATAATTATGGCTCCACCCTGGACCTGGAGCGCACCATTCAGCTTAAACAGGGGAACGACCGGGAGTTTAACGATTTTGTCGACTCCCTCCAGAGGGGGGAGGTGGATAATCTTCTGCTGGTCCAGGTAAATCCCCTCTACAGCCTTGGCGGTTTTGAAGCCATGAAACAGGCGGGTTTTACCGCCTATCTGGGTACGGCACTCAACGAAACAGCCAGTGCCTGCCAGCTTATTTGTCCCGATCATCATTACCTGGAAGCCTGGGGAGATGCAGAACCGGTCTCCGGGTCCTTCAGCCTTCAGCAACCCTGTATTCACCCGATTTTTAATACCCGGGCCTACCAGGACTCACTGATGAAATGGGCCGGGGAAGAGCTTAGCTATGAGGATCTGCTGAAAAACTGGTGGCAAAGTACCATCGCTCCTCCCGGGGTCCGGGGCGACGAGAACTGGTGGGTGCAAACACTACAGAAGGGGTGTTTTGAGGCCGGGAAACCCTTGCCGGCTTCTGTGGTCTATAGCCCCCCGGTACTGGAGCTGCATCCCGAAGAGTCGGACCTGGTGCTTACCCTTTATTCCACGGTGGCTCTGAACGACGGACGGTATGCAAACAATCCCTGGCTGCAGGAGCTTCCCGACCCGGTCACCAAGGCCTGCTGGGACAACTACCTGACTGTCTCCCCGGCCGATGCCGGGGCCATGGGGCTGGCCGATGAAACCCTGGTAAGCATCGACGAGATGGAGGTCCCTGTGCTGATCCAGCCCGGACAGGCCAGGGGAACCGTTTCCCTGGCACTTGGATATGGCCGTGAAAGGGCCGGAAAAGTGGGTGATGGCCTGGGCGTTAACGCTTTCCGGTGGGTGACCAGCCGGGACGGCCATCGCGACTATATCAACCGGCGGATCAGGATGGAGCCCACCGGCCGTTCTTATCCCCTGGCGCGGACCCAGACCCACCATACCATGGAGGGGAGGCCCATTGTGAGGGAGACCACTCTGACAGAGTTCCGCTCCGATCCTTCCGCAGGGAACCACTTTCACCTCGAGGCCGAGGCCCATCACCAGACCCTCTATCCGGAAGCCAGCTTTGATGGTTTTCACTGGGGACTGGTGATCGATCTGAACAAGTGCACCGGGTGCAACAACTGCGTGGTATCCTGCATTGCCGAAAACAATGTGGCCGTGGTGGGAAAAGAGGAAGTGAAGAACCGGAGGATCATGCACTGGATGCGTATCGACCGCTATTTCAGTGAACATCCCGATAATCCCAGGGTATTTCACCAGCCGGTGATGTGCCAGCATTGCGATCATGCACCCTGTGAGAATGTCTGCCCTGTATCGGCCACCATGCATAGTAACGAAGGGCTCAACCAGGTGGCCTATGTGAGGTGTATCGGGACCAAGTACTGCATAAACAACTGTCCTTACCGGGTACGTCGTTTCAACTGGTTCAAATATATGAACAATGAGAAGTTCGATTTCAATCAGAACAGCGAGCTCTCCAGACTGGTCCTGAATCCCGACGTCACGGTGCGTGAGCGGGGCGTGGTGGAGAAGTGTTCGTTTTGTGTACAGCGGATCCAGG
- a CDS encoding cytochrome c3 family protein, whose product MRRISSLSFSLSFLILFLFPPASASGIQEEHGTRSSAEGLMRGERLFYGLIDGKFETKACADCHNTVEIDTFNWNPSAFEIAIQYRDKSLDEFRKAVLNPVGVTMGEMHRTFHLNESDVEMIKLYLDDFSGYGLSKTKPVINKIFLFILLGVVLTWVILDIFFFKKVKRRYILGIIFFVALGWQAKLLYEAGTSLGRQELYEPDQPLKFSHVVHASDNRIDCRYCHSIVDQSRHAGIPGVDVCWNCHSIVREGSYSGKHQISKVVDAYEQGTSLAWIRVHNLPEHVYFSHAQHVNIGEIECAACHGAVEEMDRVRQVGDLSMGWCINCHRDTGVQFFDNQFYKQYKELHRQMESGEIDRVTAELTGGTECSKCHY is encoded by the coding sequence ATGAGAAGAATCTCAAGTCTTTCTTTCTCTCTTAGCTTCCTGATCCTTTTTCTCTTTCCGCCTGCCTCTGCTTCCGGGATACAGGAGGAGCATGGAACCCGCTCGTCTGCAGAAGGACTGATGCGTGGAGAGCGCCTCTTTTACGGATTGATCGACGGGAAGTTTGAGACGAAAGCCTGTGCCGATTGTCACAATACCGTGGAGATCGACACCTTTAACTGGAACCCCAGTGCATTCGAAATCGCCATCCAGTACCGGGATAAGAGTCTGGATGAGTTCCGGAAGGCTGTTCTGAATCCCGTTGGAGTGACGATGGGGGAGATGCACCGCACCTTTCACCTGAATGAAAGCGATGTGGAGATGATCAAACTGTATCTGGATGATTTCTCCGGATATGGCCTTTCTAAAACAAAGCCGGTAATCAATAAGATATTTCTTTTTATACTACTGGGAGTGGTCCTGACCTGGGTGATCCTGGATATTTTCTTTTTCAAGAAGGTAAAGCGTCGTTATATCCTGGGGATCATTTTCTTTGTTGCCCTGGGCTGGCAGGCTAAATTGCTTTATGAGGCCGGAACTTCACTGGGCCGGCAGGAGCTTTATGAACCGGATCAACCCCTGAAGTTTTCCCATGTGGTCCATGCTTCCGATAACCGGATTGATTGCAGGTACTGTCATAGCATCGTCGACCAGTCCAGGCATGCAGGCATTCCCGGAGTAGATGTTTGCTGGAACTGCCACTCCATTGTCCGGGAGGGATCCTATTCGGGAAAACACCAGATCAGTAAAGTGGTGGATGCTTACGAACAGGGAACATCCTTGGCCTGGATCAGGGTGCATAATCTTCCGGAACATGTTTACTTCAGTCATGCCCAACATGTTAACATAGGCGAGATCGAATGTGCTGCCTGCCACGGGGCCGTAGAGGAGATGGACCGGGTACGGCAGGTAGGAGACCTGAGTATGGGGTGGTGCATCAACTGTCACCGGGATACCGGGGTACAGTTTTTTGATAATCAGTTCTATAAACAATACAAGGAGCTTCACAGGCAAATGGAGTCCGGTGAGATCGACCGGGTTACCGCCGAGCTGACCGGCGGCACCGAGTGCTCCAAATGTCACTATTAA
- a CDS encoding bile acid:sodium symporter family protein — MQSLFSGYFLPFTLAIITLGMGLSLTDRDFRNIFVRPKAVVIGLCCQMILLPLIAWLIARSIHIDPYFKVGLMIIAACPGGATSNLITYLLRGNVALSISMTALNSLITLISIPLVVHFSLQAFVQEDAAIRLRVGETILKVFLITILPAFAGTRIRKNYPEFSVRLERPLRLVLPILLLIVYAGVIFIDQGTGAATRSDFMKIFPHTLLLNILAMVSGFLVARIFRLRVLNQFTISIEVGLQNSALAIFVAATLLNSNDMALVPVVYGSFSFFSTLLFGWAVKKLGWVPRINGKDA; from the coding sequence ATGCAATCGCTTTTCTCCGGATATTTCCTGCCTTTCACTCTGGCCATTATCACTCTGGGTATGGGACTTTCACTTACCGACAGGGATTTCCGGAATATTTTTGTGCGACCTAAAGCGGTTGTTATCGGGCTATGTTGCCAGATGATTCTTCTTCCGCTTATCGCCTGGCTGATCGCACGGTCTATTCATATAGATCCATATTTTAAAGTAGGACTGATGATCATAGCAGCCTGTCCGGGCGGGGCGACCTCCAACCTGATTACCTATCTCCTGCGCGGAAACGTGGCTCTCTCCATTTCCATGACCGCTCTCAACAGCCTGATCACCCTGATAAGCATTCCGCTGGTGGTCCACTTCTCCCTGCAGGCCTTTGTGCAGGAAGATGCTGCCATCCGCCTCCGGGTGGGCGAAACCATCCTGAAGGTCTTCCTGATCACGATCCTCCCCGCATTTGCAGGCACCCGGATCAGGAAAAACTACCCGGAATTCTCCGTCCGCCTGGAAAGACCCCTGAGATTGGTGCTCCCGATACTCCTGCTGATTGTTTATGCCGGCGTTATATTCATCGACCAGGGAACCGGTGCCGCCACCCGCTCGGATTTTATGAAGATCTTTCCACACACCCTGCTGCTGAATATCCTGGCCATGGTATCAGGCTTTCTGGTGGCCCGCATCTTCCGCCTGCGGGTACTCAACCAGTTTACCATATCCATCGAAGTAGGGCTTCAGAACTCGGCCCTGGCCATATTTGTGGCGGCCACACTGCTTAATAGCAATGATATGGCTCTGGTGCCCGTGGTATACGGATCCTTTTCATTCTTCAGTACCCTGCTTTTTGGATGGGCCGTAAAAAAATTGGGGTGGGTTCCGAGGATTAACGGAAAAGATGCATAA
- a CDS encoding gliding motility-associated C-terminal domain-containing protein, which produces MTLTRIIAPVCLWALLIPGLYGQEAEPSVENIQLSDKQLIMLDSMLAEAAGDPLEIPNVFTPNGDQVNDFFEVATDGSTVYEFSVFTRNGARIYHTLSTRIFWDGNSLDGKALQEGIYYYVIEEEGGSNPYETAGFMHLFR; this is translated from the coding sequence ATGACCCTAACCAGAATCATTGCCCCCGTTTGTCTGTGGGCCCTCCTTATCCCGGGCCTGTATGGACAGGAAGCAGAGCCTTCTGTTGAAAATATTCAACTTTCAGATAAACAGCTGATTATGCTGGACTCTATGCTTGCCGAAGCAGCAGGGGATCCCCTGGAGATTCCCAATGTGTTCACCCCCAACGGAGACCAGGTCAACGACTTTTTCGAGGTGGCCACCGATGGAAGCACCGTATATGAGTTCTCGGTGTTTACAAGAAACGGTGCCCGGATTTATCATACCCTCTCCACACGTATCTTCTGGGATGGAAACAGCCTGGATGGCAAAGCTTTGCAGGAGGGAATCTATTACTACGTGATCGAAGAAGAAGGAGGCAGTAATCCCTATGAAACAGCCGGGTTTATGCATCTTTTCCGTTAA
- a CDS encoding AI-2E family transporter has translation MSVKNWIRPHSLLVLAGVILIGLLVWRFSSIVAYILIASVLSLITRPLVRLLGRIRIGTWQLPVFIRALITLLVIWGVFFGFFRIFIPVVASEAQELSSIDTGLIIEAFEGPIERFGIWYEKMNLGGEGALTLSEGLQGGLASVLNIDVITDLIATVASVLGNFAWALFAISFITFFLLREDKLISGYIVTVVPEKSVESFRHALESVKHLLRRYFIGILLQMTGILTMITLGMTLVGVGFRHGLVIGLIAAVLNIIPYLGPWIGAALGIILGVATHLEMDITTQLLPLVGYMTLVFAITQLTDNLVFQPLIFGTSVYAHPIEIFIVIMMAGSLAGVVGMILAIPTYTVVRVFAKEFFNNFRVVQKLTEKI, from the coding sequence ATGTCTGTGAAAAACTGGATCCGTCCCCATTCCCTGCTGGTTCTGGCAGGAGTCATACTGATCGGACTACTGGTCTGGCGATTCTCCAGCATCGTGGCCTATATCCTGATTGCCTCGGTGCTCTCCCTGATTACCCGTCCCCTGGTCCGCCTGCTGGGCAGGATCCGCATCGGAACGTGGCAGCTGCCGGTCTTCATTCGGGCCCTGATCACCCTGCTGGTGATCTGGGGGGTCTTCTTCGGCTTTTTCAGAATCTTTATTCCCGTGGTGGCCAGCGAGGCCCAGGAATTGTCCAGTATCGATACCGGTCTGATTATAGAGGCTTTTGAGGGTCCTATTGAAAGATTCGGTATCTGGTACGAAAAAATGAATCTGGGCGGAGAGGGGGCCCTGACCCTGAGTGAGGGTTTGCAGGGTGGTCTGGCATCTGTCCTGAATATCGATGTCATCACCGATCTGATTGCCACCGTGGCCTCTGTTCTGGGCAACTTTGCCTGGGCCCTCTTTGCCATTTCTTTTATCACCTTTTTCCTCCTCAGGGAGGATAAGTTGATCAGTGGCTATATCGTAACGGTGGTTCCCGAAAAAAGTGTGGAATCCTTCCGCCATGCCCTGGAATCGGTCAAGCACCTGCTCAGGCGCTATTTTATAGGGATCCTGCTGCAGATGACCGGAATACTCACCATGATTACCCTGGGGATGACCCTGGTTGGGGTGGGGTTCAGGCACGGGCTCGTTATTGGCCTCATTGCTGCTGTACTAAATATTATTCCCTATCTGGGACCCTGGATAGGGGCTGCCCTGGGAATTATTCTGGGCGTGGCTACGCATCTGGAGATGGATATTACCACGCAACTGCTGCCCCTGGTGGGGTACATGACCCTGGTATTTGCCATCACCCAGCTTACCGATAACCTGGTTTTCCAGCCGCTTATTTTCGGAACCAGCGTTTATGCCCATCCCATTGAAATATTTATAGTGATTATGATGGCTGGCAGCCTGGCCGGAGTAGTGGGAATGATCCTGGCCATTCCAACATATACGGTGGTCAGGGTATTCGCCAAAGAATTTTTTAATAACTTTAGGGTGGTTCAGAAGCTGACCGAAAAGATATGA
- a CDS encoding thymidylate synthase: MKQYLDLLAHVMEHGTRKEDRTGTGTISAFGYQMRFDLQDGFPLMTTKKLHLKSIIHELLWFLAGHTNTRYLNEHGVRIWNEWADENGELGPIYGYQWRSWPAPDGTQIDQISRVLESIRENPDSRRHVVSAWNVGELDKMALPPCHILFQFYVARGKLSCQLYQRSADIFLGVPFNIASYSFLLMMMAQATGLEPGEFIHTLGDAHIYLNHEEQVKLQLSREPRSLPGVRLNPEIRSVFDFRFEDFIVENYDPHPHIKGAISV; the protein is encoded by the coding sequence ATGAAGCAGTATCTTGATTTACTTGCACATGTGATGGAGCATGGAACCCGTAAGGAGGACCGTACAGGAACCGGCACGATCTCTGCCTTTGGCTACCAGATGCGCTTTGACCTGCAGGATGGTTTCCCCTTGATGACCACTAAAAAACTCCATCTGAAATCGATCATTCATGAATTACTGTGGTTCCTCGCAGGCCATACGAATACCCGTTACCTCAACGAACATGGAGTCAGGATCTGGAACGAATGGGCCGATGAAAACGGGGAGCTGGGACCCATTTACGGTTACCAGTGGAGAAGCTGGCCGGCACCGGACGGAACCCAGATTGATCAGATTTCCCGCGTGCTTGAATCGATCCGTGAGAATCCCGATTCCAGGAGACATGTCGTGAGTGCCTGGAACGTGGGAGAGCTGGATAAAATGGCACTCCCCCCCTGTCACATTCTCTTCCAGTTCTACGTTGCCAGGGGGAAACTCTCCTGTCAGCTCTATCAGCGAAGTGCGGATATTTTCCTGGGGGTACCCTTCAATATTGCCTCTTACTCTTTCCTGTTAATGATGATGGCACAGGCTACGGGGCTGGAGCCCGGTGAATTTATTCATACCCTGGGTGATGCCCATATTTACCTGAACCACGAGGAGCAGGTAAAACTGCAGCTGAGCCGGGAGCCCAGGTCCCTGCCCGGTGTCAGACTGAATCCGGAGATCCGTTCGGTATTTGATTTTCGCTTCGAAGACTTTATCGTGGAAAATTATGATCCCCATCCCCATATCAAGGGGGCCATCTCTGTGTAA
- a CDS encoding dihydrofolate reductase → MEATKLKNISIIVAIARNRAIGKDNKLLWHLPDDLKRFKKLTTGHTLIMGRNTFLSLPNGALPERRHIVISDQPGESFEGCEMAGSMEQAIELAGTEEECFVIGGGMVYEQFLPVAGKLYLTRVHESFDADTFFPEIDFSEWKAVFSEELPAGDRNQYAHSYTAYIRA, encoded by the coding sequence ATGGAAGCAACAAAGCTGAAAAATATTTCCATCATTGTAGCCATAGCCCGCAACCGCGCCATTGGAAAGGACAATAAACTGCTCTGGCATCTGCCGGATGACCTGAAGCGCTTTAAGAAACTGACCACCGGCCATACCCTGATCATGGGCCGCAATACCTTTCTCTCTTTGCCCAACGGAGCGCTTCCAGAGCGAAGACATATTGTGATCTCCGATCAGCCCGGGGAGTCCTTCGAAGGCTGTGAAATGGCAGGATCCATGGAGCAGGCTATTGAACTGGCCGGTACAGAAGAAGAGTGTTTTGTGATCGGCGGGGGAATGGTATATGAGCAGTTCCTGCCGGTGGCCGGGAAACTGTATCTCACCCGGGTTCATGAATCATTTGATGCCGATACTTTTTTCCCTGAAATAGATTTCAGTGAATGGAAGGCCGTATTCTCGGAGGAGCTTCCGGCCGGGGACCGCAACCAGTATGCCCACAGCTATACAGCGTATATCAGGGCCTGA
- a CDS encoding lysylphosphatidylglycerol synthase transmembrane domain-containing protein, with product MKIKFPTKLKVFLKLTLTLAALWYVFAKIDLQQVLGTMAHSNFLYLAGALLLFVLSKMISSFRLNKYLGSIGIHISGRSNMKLYLLGMYYNLFLPGGIGGDGYKIYLLNRSYDTAAGKIFWAVMMDRIIGVLALFCMAVLLFCFIPGMSVYAWYIWILIPLSLMVVYLIYRKFFPYLLPVFGPANLLSLAVQLLQALSALLILLSLHVSDKPESYLFVFLISSMVAVLPLTIGGIGSREFTFMLGAQWLGLDLSLSIALSLLFYLITAFTSLWGIIYSMGPGIKLEGQGLNIRP from the coding sequence GTGAAGATTAAATTCCCGACAAAGCTTAAAGTCTTTTTAAAACTGACGCTTACCCTGGCTGCTCTCTGGTACGTGTTTGCAAAAATTGATCTGCAACAGGTTCTTGGAACCATGGCACACTCGAATTTTTTATATCTGGCCGGCGCCCTGTTGCTTTTTGTCCTGTCCAAAATGATTTCCTCATTCAGGCTCAACAAATACCTGGGCTCCATTGGAATTCATATTTCCGGACGGAGCAATATGAAACTTTATCTGCTGGGAATGTATTACAATCTTTTTTTACCCGGCGGGATTGGTGGGGACGGCTATAAGATCTATTTGTTGAACAGGAGCTACGATACGGCTGCCGGGAAGATATTCTGGGCCGTAATGATGGACCGGATCATCGGGGTGTTAGCGCTTTTTTGCATGGCGGTGCTTCTCTTCTGTTTTATTCCCGGCATGTCGGTCTATGCCTGGTATATCTGGATCCTTATTCCCCTCTCCCTTATGGTCGTCTACCTGATTTACAGGAAGTTCTTTCCTTACCTGCTTCCCGTATTCGGTCCCGCAAATTTACTTTCGCTGGCGGTTCAGCTGCTGCAGGCACTCTCGGCCTTACTGATCCTGCTTTCCCTGCATGTAAGCGATAAACCGGAGAGCTACCTCTTTGTGTTTCTGATTTCCTCCATGGTGGCGGTCCTGCCCCTGACCATCGGGGGGATTGGTTCCAGGGAATTTACCTTTATGCTGGGGGCTCAGTGGCTGGGACTGGATCTGAGCCTTTCCATTGCCCTGAGCCTGCTTTTCTACCTGATCACTGCCTTTACCTCTTTATGGGGCATTATTTACAGCATGGGCCCGGGCATAAAACTGGAAGGGCAGGGCCTTAATATCAGGCCCTGA
- a CDS encoding glycosyltransferase family 2 protein: MRDLNKPVIQMEKVSFVVPVFNEKENIEPLCRAISSAMDATSYPYEMILVNDGSADDTWAEISRVAGDFRNLVAIDLITNYGQSSALSAGIDQAEGELIVLMDGDMQNDPADVPGMIEILKERDCDVVSGERVRRKDSAIFRRIPSRIANFFIRLITGVKLRDYGCALRVFRSDIARNLGLYGELHRFIPVLAVLQGARMEQVPVTHHRRQFGKSSYGMRRTFRVISDLLLIVFFKRYQNRPIHFFGTLGILTFGAGAVIDIYFLVLKFLGEDIWGKPLLLLGFMLTIGGIQIITIGIISEILMRTYYESQHKKPYRVKRIILRED; the protein is encoded by the coding sequence TTGAGGGATCTAAACAAGCCGGTCATACAGATGGAGAAAGTCTCTTTTGTGGTTCCCGTATTCAATGAGAAGGAGAATATTGAACCCCTCTGCCGGGCCATCAGTTCTGCCATGGACGCCACCTCATATCCCTATGAGATGATCCTGGTGAATGATGGAAGCGCTGACGATACCTGGGCCGAGATATCGAGGGTTGCAGGAGATTTCCGGAACCTGGTGGCCATCGATCTGATTACCAATTACGGCCAGAGTTCGGCACTTTCCGCGGGGATTGACCAGGCTGAGGGTGAACTGATTGTCCTGATGGACGGGGATATGCAGAATGATCCGGCCGATGTTCCCGGAATGATTGAAATCCTGAAAGAGAGAGATTGCGACGTGGTCTCCGGCGAACGGGTCCGGCGAAAAGACTCAGCCATTTTCAGGAGGATCCCCAGCAGGATAGCTAATTTTTTTATTCGCCTGATTACCGGGGTGAAGCTCAGGGATTACGGCTGTGCCCTGCGAGTGTTCCGAAGCGATATTGCCAGGAACCTGGGTCTCTACGGGGAACTGCATCGTTTTATTCCTGTACTGGCCGTGCTTCAGGGAGCGCGCATGGAACAGGTCCCGGTGACCCACCACAGAAGGCAGTTTGGGAAATCCAGTTACGGAATGAGGCGGACCTTCCGAGTGATAAGCGACCTTTTACTGATCGTGTTCTTTAAAAGATACCAGAACCGGCCCATCCATTTTTTCGGCACCCTGGGGATCCTCACCTTTGGAGCCGGGGCTGTGATAGATATCTACTTCCTGGTTCTTAAGTTTCTGGGAGAAGATATCTGGGGAAAACCACTGTTGCTGCTGGGATTTATGCTGACCATCGGCGGCATTCAGATCATCACCATCGGGATCATTTCGGAGATTCTGATGCGCACCTATTACGAGTCCCAGCATAAAAAGCCCTACAGGGTAAAACGAATCATTCTTCGTGAAGATTAA